From one Gemmobacter sp. genomic stretch:
- a CDS encoding isochorismatase family protein produces MAKTLPEPVRDPKSDRLLTPANAALVLIDYQPEQYRTVTSATPEEINLNVVALCRFARAYDLPVVVSTVGVDMGVNTGTTAEILAELPGVTEIDRTGVNSWEDEEFRNAVKATGRKNIVIAGLWTEVCLTFPVLDMQAEGYNTYPVADAVGGISRVAHDRAMERMQAAGATPITAIQFGSELMRNWARPDSPKFREVLQWYFPKRFALMKQGKIS; encoded by the coding sequence GTGGCCAAGACCCTGCCCGAGCCGGTCCGCGATCCGAAATCGGACCGGCTGTTGACGCCCGCAAACGCGGCCCTGGTGCTGATCGACTATCAGCCCGAGCAGTATCGTACGGTCACATCGGCCACACCCGAGGAAATCAACCTCAACGTCGTGGCGCTGTGCCGTTTCGCGCGCGCCTATGATCTGCCGGTGGTCGTCTCGACCGTGGGCGTGGACATGGGCGTGAATACCGGAACCACCGCAGAGATCCTTGCCGAACTGCCCGGCGTGACAGAGATCGACCGCACCGGCGTGAATTCCTGGGAGGACGAGGAGTTCCGCAACGCCGTCAAGGCGACCGGCCGCAAGAACATCGTGATTGCCGGGCTCTGGACCGAGGTCTGCCTGACCTTCCCGGTACTCGACATGCAGGCCGAGGGCTACAATACCTATCCGGTCGCCGATGCGGTTGGCGGGATTTCCCGTGTCGCGCATGACCGGGCGATGGAACGGATGCAGGCCGCAGGCGCCACGCCGATCACTGCCATCCAGTTCGGCTCGGAACTGATGCGCAACTGGGCACGGCCGGACTCGCCGAAGTTCCGCGAAGTGCTGCAATGGTATTTCCCCAAGCGGTTCGCGCTGATGAAACAGGGCAAGATCAGCTGA
- a CDS encoding DoxX family protein, whose product MTSNEKTKTPLVLPFMGGFYDRIAQPLAHLGLRVLVGGLLIIEGWPKIQAPFAMAGFTESIGMYPGWLWSAVLAVMQFVGGLLILVGFLTRPVALANAAMLAITFWFHWSHPYGALALTPEGMAAAQAAGQTLFTADGVRNLAADGGALFLHQVQSKAEGFSALWTVAALFLAAWGAGPLSVDRSIAKREF is encoded by the coding sequence ATGACCAGCAACGAAAAGACCAAAACCCCGCTTGTCCTTCCATTCATGGGCGGGTTTTACGATCGCATCGCGCAGCCGCTGGCGCATCTTGGGCTGAGGGTTCTGGTCGGCGGGCTGCTGATCATCGAGGGCTGGCCAAAGATCCAGGCCCCCTTCGCCATGGCGGGCTTTACCGAGAGCATCGGCATGTATCCCGGCTGGCTCTGGTCTGCGGTTCTGGCGGTGATGCAATTCGTCGGCGGGCTGCTGATCCTTGTCGGCTTCCTGACCCGTCCGGTCGCCTTGGCCAATGCCGCCATGCTGGCAATCACCTTCTGGTTCCACTGGTCGCATCCCTATGGTGCGCTGGCGCTGACGCCCGAGGGTATGGCGGCCGCGCAGGCCGCCGGTCAAACCCTGTTCACCGCCGATGGCGTGCGCAATCTGGCTGCCGATGGTGGCGCGCTGTTCCTGCACCAGGTGCAGTCCAAGGCCGAAGGGTTCTCGGCGCTCTGGACGGTTGCTGCGCTGTTTCTGGCCGCCTGGGGCGCCGGGCCGCTGTCGGTTGACCGCAGCATTGCGAAACGCGAATTCTAG
- a CDS encoding GNAT family N-acetyltransferase yields MRWVAKALLDYMLDDARKGGLRIVPVCPFVRKQYARHPEWADLFTTAPGENP; encoded by the coding sequence ATGCGATGGGTGGCAAAGGCGTTGCTCGACTACATGCTGGACGATGCCCGCAAGGGCGGGCTTCGCATCGTTCCGGTCTGCCCCTTCGTGCGCAAGCAATATGCCCGTCATCCCGAATGGGCCGATCTGTTCACCACCGCACCCGGCGAAAATCCTTAA
- the cls gene encoding cardiolipin synthase, with product MIAILSHIAITLVVGAHILLRRHREPETRAAWLLVLVALPWAGALAYLLVGQTSIGRARARRMKQVFADLPRQPDPDPFTGDAHDERERSLFRIGQSISGYTPAAGNSARLMADSDSTIAEMIADIDAARDHVHILFYIWLDDNNGTRMAEAVMRAAARGVACRVMVDTIGSRRFAQGPLWRRMGEAGVQTRVALPVGNPLMRMLNGRIDLRNHRKILVVDNAITYCGSQNCADPAFLPKAKYGPWVDAVLRFTGPVVRQNQHLFASDWMGGGGDDITAILRQPAPPPAPGFIAQVVATGPTFRAAAMPEMFCSLIFSAETSLFITTPYYVPTQSVQAAICAAAGRGVDVTIIFPARNDDFAVGAACRSHYESLLEAGVKVHEFLPGLLHTKSVTLDGRLTLIGSANMDRRSFDLNYENNILLTDAETTATVRARQAQYLAQSRPVLLDDVRAWGPVRRIANNALAILGPVL from the coding sequence ATGATCGCCATCCTCAGCCATATCGCCATCACCCTGGTCGTCGGCGCGCATATCCTGTTGCGCCGACATCGCGAGCCCGAGACGCGGGCGGCCTGGCTTCTGGTGCTGGTGGCGCTGCCCTGGGCCGGGGCACTGGCCTATCTGCTTGTGGGGCAGACCAGCATCGGTCGGGCACGCGCGCGGCGGATGAAACAGGTGTTCGCCGATCTGCCGCGCCAGCCGGACCCCGACCCCTTCACCGGCGACGCCCATGACGAGCGTGAACGCAGCCTGTTCCGTATCGGCCAATCGATTTCCGGCTACACCCCCGCCGCCGGCAATTCCGCCCGGCTGATGGCGGATTCCGACAGCACCATTGCCGAGATGATCGCCGACATCGACGCGGCACGCGATCACGTCCATATCCTGTTCTACATCTGGCTGGACGACAACAACGGCACCCGCATGGCCGAGGCGGTGATGCGCGCCGCCGCCCGCGGCGTCGCCTGCCGGGTCATGGTCGATACCATCGGTTCGCGACGGTTCGCCCAAGGCCCGCTCTGGCGCCGGATGGGCGAGGCCGGGGTGCAGACCCGCGTCGCCCTGCCGGTCGGCAACCCGCTGATGCGTATGCTGAACGGCCGGATCGACCTGCGCAATCACCGCAAGATCCTTGTCGTGGACAATGCCATCACCTATTGCGGCAGCCAGAACTGCGCCGACCCGGCCTTTCTGCCCAAGGCGAAATACGGGCCATGGGTCGATGCGGTCCTGCGCTTCACCGGCCCGGTGGTGCGCCAGAACCAGCACCTGTTTGCCAGCGACTGGATGGGCGGCGGCGGCGACGATATCACCGCGATCCTGCGCCAGCCTGCACCGCCGCCCGCGCCGGGCTTCATCGCGCAGGTGGTGGCGACCGGCCCGACCTTTCGCGCCGCCGCCATGCCCGAGATGTTTTGCAGCCTGATCTTCTCTGCCGAAACCAGCCTGTTCATCACCACGCCCTATTACGTCCCGACGCAGTCGGTGCAGGCCGCAATCTGCGCCGCCGCCGGGCGCGGGGTGGACGTGACGATCATCTTTCCGGCGCGGAACGACGATTTCGCGGTCGGCGCGGCCTGCCGCAGTCATTACGAAAGCCTGCTTGAAGCGGGGGTAAAGGTGCATGAATTCCTGCCGGGCCTGCTGCACACCAAATCCGTGACCCTGGACGGCAGGCTGACGCTGATCGGCTCGGCCAACATGGACCGCCGCAGCTTTGATCTGAACTATGAAAACAACATTCTGCTGACAGACGCCGAAACCACCGCAACGGTCCGCGCCCGACAGGCACAGTATCTGGCGCAAAGCCGGCCCGTGCTGCTGGACGATGTCCGGGCCTGGGGGCCGGTGCGGCGCATCGCCAACAATGCGCTGGCGATCCTGGGCCCGGTCCTGTGA
- a CDS encoding heme-binding beta-barrel domain-containing protein, which translates to MPDVPADIFTEPDPSPDGLANLGPLRPLAGLWQGDGGTDVSPKAPGPQTKRFTERLQMAVIAPQTNGPQLFHGLRDHIHINDPDGAITFHDQVGYSLWEPGAGMILQSVTIPRGQALRAIGSAPRDDRNFSVMATRGETTSGIVSNPFLDEAFRTGHYSCAVTIHDNDSWSYEIHTHLKVKGHPGVFDHHDINTLRRIGPAVENPLEQIVRQGAAKG; encoded by the coding sequence ATGCCTGACGTTCCGGCCGATATCTTCACCGAACCTGACCCTTCGCCCGACGGGCTGGCCAATCTTGGGCCGCTGCGCCCGCTGGCGGGCTTGTGGCAGGGCGACGGGGGCACCGATGTCAGCCCCAAGGCGCCGGGTCCGCAGACAAAGCGGTTTACCGAACGCCTCCAGATGGCGGTGATCGCCCCCCAGACCAACGGCCCGCAACTATTCCATGGCCTGCGCGATCACATCCACATCAACGACCCGGACGGGGCGATCACCTTTCACGATCAGGTCGGTTACTCGCTGTGGGAACCGGGGGCCGGCATGATCTTGCAAAGCGTGACGATCCCGCGCGGGCAGGCGCTGCGGGCCATCGGCAGCGCCCCAAGGGACGACCGCAACTTCTCGGTCATGGCGACGCGCGGGGAAACCACCTCGGGCATCGTGTCGAACCCGTTTCTGGACGAGGCGTTTCGGACCGGTCACTACAGTTGCGCAGTCACGATCCACGACAACGACAGCTGGTCCTACGAGATTCACACCCATCTGAAAGTAAAGGGGCACCCGGGCGTGTTCGATCATCACGACATCAACACCCTGCGCCGCATCGGTCCGGCGGTCGAAAACCCGCTGGAACAGATCGTCCGGCAGGGCGCGGCAAAAGGATGA
- a CDS encoding protein adenylyltransferase SelO, whose product MRFDNSYARLPAHMFARVLPTPVAAPGLIAVNPHLAAEMGLDPQVLSTPDWIAVFAGNRVPDGADPLAQAYAGHQFGNWVPQLGDGRAILLGEHLGPDGRRWDIQLKGSGRTAFSRMGDGRAWVGPVIREYLVSEAMHALGVPTTRALAAVTTGDLVYREGAMPGAVLTRVATSHLRVGTFQFFAARQDLDALRRLTDMAIARHYPGADGALGLLQAATRAQAELVAQWMSLGFIHGVMNTDNAHVGGLTIDYGPCAFMDAYHPDRVFSSIDQMGRYAYANQPQIAVWNVAQLASCLLPLIHPDEAAAVEAATEVVHGYADLYQAAWLDRFRAKLGLASMQESDRQLVETLLGAMAGQGADFTRTFRGLAEGTAGAEFADPAALQAWIAGWHARLAAEGRSPAQAQAAMLRSNPAIIPRNHRIEAAITAAVAGDFAPFHALNAALAAPFDAPPDHPLRTAPIPAEIVRRTFCGT is encoded by the coding sequence ATGCGTTTCGACAATTCCTATGCCCGCCTGCCCGCGCACATGTTCGCCCGGGTGCTGCCCACCCCGGTGGCCGCGCCGGGGCTGATCGCCGTCAACCCGCACCTTGCGGCCGAGATGGGGCTGGATCCGCAGGTGCTGTCCACGCCCGACTGGATTGCGGTCTTTGCCGGCAACCGGGTGCCCGACGGCGCCGATCCGCTGGCGCAGGCCTATGCCGGGCATCAGTTCGGCAACTGGGTGCCGCAGCTGGGCGACGGGCGGGCCATCCTGCTGGGCGAACATCTGGGCCCCGATGGCCGCCGCTGGGACATCCAGCTGAAGGGCTCCGGGCGCACCGCCTTTTCCCGCATGGGCGACGGGCGGGCCTGGGTCGGCCCGGTGATCCGCGAATATCTGGTGTCAGAGGCGATGCACGCCCTGGGCGTGCCCACCACCCGCGCGCTGGCCGCCGTCACCACCGGCGATCTGGTCTACCGCGAAGGCGCCATGCCCGGCGCCGTGCTGACCCGCGTTGCAACCAGCCATCTGCGTGTCGGCACCTTCCAGTTCTTTGCCGCCCGGCAGGATCTGGACGCGCTGCGCCGGCTGACCGACATGGCCATTGCGCGCCATTATCCCGGTGCCGACGGTGCGCTTGGCCTGTTGCAGGCCGCAACGCGCGCGCAGGCCGAACTGGTGGCGCAGTGGATGTCGCTGGGGTTCATCCATGGCGTGATGAACACCGACAATGCCCATGTCGGCGGGCTGACCATCGACTATGGCCCCTGCGCCTTCATGGATGCCTACCACCCTGACCGGGTGTTTTCCTCGATCGACCAGATGGGCCGCTACGCCTATGCGAACCAGCCGCAGATCGCGGTCTGGAACGTGGCGCAGCTGGCCAGCTGCCTGCTGCCGCTGATCCACCCCGACGAAGCCGCGGCGGTCGAAGCCGCGACCGAGGTGGTGCATGGCTATGCCGACCTTTATCAGGCGGCCTGGCTGGACCGCTTCCGCGCCAAGCTGGGCCTGGCATCCATGCAGGAGAGCGACCGGCAGCTGGTCGAAACCCTGCTGGGGGCCATGGCCGGGCAAGGCGCTGATTTCACCCGCACGTTCCGGGGCCTTGCCGAAGGCACCGCCGGGGCCGAATTCGCCGATCCTGCGGCCTTGCAGGCCTGGATCGCCGGTTGGCACGCCCGGCTGGCGGCCGAGGGGCGCAGCCCGGCACAGGCGCAGGCGGCCATGCTGCGCAGCAACCCGGCGATCATCCCGCGCAACCACCGAATCGAAGCGGCCATCACCGCCGCCGTCGCGGGCGATTTCGCGCCGTTCCACGCCCTGAACGCCGCCCTTGCCGCGCCCTTCGATGCCCCGCCCGACCACCCGCTGCGCACTGCCCCCATCCCTGCGGAAATCGTGCGCCGCACCTTCTGCGGCACCTGA
- a CDS encoding ATP-dependent Clp protease ATP-binding subunit — MADGICDVCGENPATIKVAATVNGRRTTLELCQEDYERLRAQQHSARSPLESLFSDNPMFSSMIRGAMGDDGDFRMGPRRPRETVNVADVLSDRAKEMLQDAARQAQERGRSDVDTENLLHALADADVVQAVLEQVKVKPADLKRYIDENAPRGEATGKAPQDMGVTPRLKDALSRAMAAARDMGHSYVGPEHLLVGLSEEGEGMAADILKKYGLTPQALRQQIAKVVGKGAESGEVDRPSDTPELDKMGRDLTKLARDGKLDPVIGRAREIETTIEVLARRKKNNPVLIGEPGVGKTAIIEGLAQRIVAGEVPETLRDKRLVELNVNAMVAGAKYRGEFEERVQKVLEEVKAASDTMILFIDEVHTIVGAGSNEGGLDIANTFKPAMARGELNLIGATTLNEYQKHIEKDAALERRFQPVLVPEPSVEQTIMILRGLRDTFEAHHKVVITDGAITAAADLADRYITSRFLPDKAIDLLDQAAARVRMTTTSRPPEVQEAEAELKQLGRERDYAQSRKDEARTKDIETRLEAAQKKFDAAEEGWRASRRSRSDEVTVEDIAQIVAKLTGIPVSELTTEERAKLLKMEETLHQRVIGQVDAVRAVSDAVRLARAGLREGARPIASFLFLGPTGVGKTELAKALAATVFGDEDAIIRIDMSEYMEKHTVARLIGAPPGYVGYDEGGQLTERVRRKPYSVVLLDEIEKAHGDVANILLQMFDDGRLTDGKGRVIDFTNTIIIATSNLGSDLIQAEMKRRGTPEADEKRLKSDLMEVLRRHFRPEFINRIDEIIVFHALDRAQIRQIVQLQLARVSRLADGQGITLSFDDRAIQRLANEGYKPEFGARELRRLIRQEVETPLSRLMLGGEVSAGDSVNAVVEDGELHLNVEKASKAEEEEKMADKTPKTPAPDGTPVKHRPDASQDLAALDARAAAEEGGDEAAADAAAAKAAAYAMKTGKLKE; from the coding sequence ATGGCTGACGGCATTTGCGACGTCTGCGGGGAAAATCCGGCGACGATAAAGGTCGCGGCGACGGTCAATGGCCGGCGCACGACGCTGGAGCTTTGTCAGGAAGATTACGAAAGGCTTCGGGCGCAGCAGCATTCCGCCCGCTCGCCGCTGGAATCGCTGTTTTCCGACAACCCGATGTTTTCCTCGATGATACGCGGCGCGATGGGCGATGACGGCGATTTCCGCATGGGCCCCCGCCGCCCGCGCGAGACGGTGAATGTTGCAGACGTGCTGTCGGACCGCGCCAAGGAAATGTTGCAGGACGCCGCCCGCCAGGCGCAGGAACGCGGCCGCAGCGACGTGGATACCGAAAACCTGCTGCATGCGCTGGCCGATGCCGATGTGGTGCAGGCCGTGCTGGAACAGGTCAAGGTCAAGCCTGCCGACCTGAAACGCTACATCGACGAGAATGCCCCCCGGGGCGAGGCGACGGGCAAGGCGCCGCAGGACATGGGGGTGACGCCGCGCCTGAAGGACGCGCTCAGCCGTGCCATGGCCGCCGCCCGCGACATGGGCCATTCCTACGTTGGCCCCGAGCACCTGCTGGTCGGGCTGTCCGAGGAAGGCGAGGGGATGGCCGCCGACATCCTGAAGAAATACGGCCTGACCCCCCAGGCGCTGCGCCAGCAGATCGCCAAGGTGGTGGGCAAGGGCGCGGAATCGGGCGAGGTGGACCGCCCGTCCGACACGCCCGAACTGGACAAGATGGGGCGCGACCTGACGAAACTGGCCCGTGACGGCAAACTGGACCCGGTGATCGGCCGCGCGCGCGAGATCGAGACCACGATCGAGGTGCTGGCCCGGCGGAAAAAGAACAACCCCGTCCTGATCGGCGAACCGGGGGTAGGCAAGACCGCGATCATCGAGGGGCTGGCACAGCGCATCGTGGCGGGCGAGGTGCCCGAAACGCTGCGCGACAAGCGGTTGGTGGAACTGAACGTCAACGCCATGGTCGCCGGCGCCAAGTATCGGGGCGAATTCGAGGAGCGGGTGCAGAAGGTTCTGGAGGAGGTCAAGGCCGCCTCGGACACCATGATCCTGTTCATCGACGAGGTGCATACCATCGTCGGTGCCGGATCGAACGAAGGTGGGCTGGACATTGCCAACACCTTCAAGCCGGCGATGGCGCGGGGCGAATTGAACCTGATCGGCGCCACCACGCTGAACGAATACCAGAAGCATATCGAAAAGGACGCGGCCCTGGAACGCCGCTTTCAGCCGGTGCTGGTGCCCGAACCCTCGGTCGAACAGACGATCATGATCCTGCGCGGCCTGCGCGACACGTTCGAGGCGCATCACAAGGTGGTCATCACCGATGGTGCGATCACCGCCGCCGCCGATCTGGCCGACCGCTACATCACCAGCCGCTTCCTGCCCGACAAGGCCATCGACCTGCTGGATCAGGCCGCCGCGCGGGTGCGGATGACCACGACATCCCGCCCGCCCGAGGTGCAGGAGGCCGAGGCCGAACTGAAGCAGCTTGGCCGCGAACGCGACTATGCGCAAAGCCGCAAGGACGAGGCGCGGACGAAGGATATCGAAACCCGTCTTGAGGCGGCACAGAAGAAATTCGACGCGGCCGAAGAAGGCTGGCGCGCCTCGCGCCGGTCACGCAGCGACGAGGTGACGGTCGAGGATATCGCCCAGATCGTTGCCAAGCTGACCGGCATCCCCGTCAGCGAGTTGACGACCGAGGAGCGGGCCAAACTGCTGAAAATGGAAGAAACGCTGCACCAGCGGGTGATCGGGCAAGTCGATGCGGTGCGCGCGGTGTCCGATGCCGTGCGACTGGCCCGCGCCGGGCTGCGCGAAGGCGCGCGGCCCATCGCGTCCTTCCTGTTCCTTGGCCCCACCGGCGTCGGCAAGACCGAACTGGCCAAGGCGCTGGCCGCCACCGTCTTTGGCGACGAGGATGCGATCATCCGCATCGACATGTCGGAATACATGGAGAAACACACCGTCGCCCGGCTGATCGGCGCGCCCCCCGGCTATGTCGGCTATGACGAAGGCGGGCAGTTGACGGAACGGGTGCGGCGCAAGCCCTATTCCGTGGTCCTGCTGGACGAGATCGAAAAGGCGCATGGCGATGTGGCGAACATCCTGCTCCAGATGTTCGACGATGGCCGGCTGACCGATGGCAAGGGCCGGGTGATCGACTTTACCAATACCATCATCATCGCCACCTCGAATCTGGGATCCGACCTGATCCAGGCCGAGATGAAGCGCCGTGGCACCCCCGAGGCCGATGAAAAGCGGCTGAAATCCGACCTGATGGAGGTATTGCGCCGCCATTTCCGGCCCGAGTTCATCAACCGCATCGACGAGATCATCGTGTTCCACGCGCTCGACCGTGCGCAGATCCGCCAGATCGTGCAGCTGCAACTGGCCCGCGTCTCGCGGCTGGCCGACGGGCAGGGGATCACGCTGTCGTTTGACGACCGCGCGATCCAGCGGCTTGCGAACGAGGGCTACAAGCCCGAATTCGGCGCCCGCGAACTGCGCCGCCTGATCCGGCAAGAGGTCGAAACCCCGCTGTCCCGCCTGATGCTGGGCGGCGAGGTCAGCGCAGGCGACAGCGTCAATGCCGTGGTCGAGGACGGCGAACTTCATCTGAACGTCGAGAAGGCTTCGAAAGCAGAGGAGGAGGAAAAGATGGCCGACAAAACGCCCAAGACCCCCGCGCCGGATGGAACGCCCGTCAAGCACAGGCCCGATGCCTCGCAGGATCTGGCCGCGCTGGATGCCAGGGCGGCAGCCGAGGAAGGCGGGGACGAGGCCGCCGCCGATGCCGCAGCCGCCAAAGCCGCAGCCTATGCCATGAAGACGGGCAAGCTGAAGGAGTGA